In the Bifidobacterium catenulatum PV20-2 genome, one interval contains:
- a CDS encoding DUF721 domain-containing protein yields the protein MPNPPICETLHLDQRKLPAEVFERISRRAGRYKEREECARQAWENFGKPGRDPQTVGNIFNVIATQGSWTPHLKIAQMQNHWDQVVGEENARHSYPVDLRDGILTIRCDSPAWTTTMTYMIPLLTDTIRRRLEGLTINEVRVTGPQQQGFSRGRMTRRTRY from the coding sequence ATGCCTAATCCTCCAATCTGCGAAACATTGCATCTCGACCAACGCAAGTTGCCCGCCGAAGTGTTCGAACGCATCAGCAGACGCGCTGGACGCTACAAGGAACGTGAGGAATGTGCGCGACAGGCATGGGAGAATTTCGGCAAACCCGGACGAGACCCACAGACGGTCGGCAATATCTTCAACGTGATCGCAACGCAAGGTTCGTGGACGCCGCATTTGAAAATCGCGCAGATGCAGAATCATTGGGATCAGGTGGTCGGTGAAGAAAACGCGCGCCACTCCTACCCCGTCGACCTGCGCGACGGCATTCTGACGATCCGATGCGACAGCCCCGCATGGACCACCACCATGACGTACATGATTCCGCTGCTGACCGACACCATTCGCAGGAGACTCGAGGGACTGACCATCAACGAAGTGCGAGTCACCGGCCCCCAGCAACAGGGATTCAGCCGAGGACGAATGACCAGAAGGACCCGATATTAG
- the dnaN gene encoding DNA polymerase III subunit beta, with protein sequence MKVEVNSQALADAVAWTTRVIDARPASPILAGVRLEAIDGTLQLSAFNYAISARHHIEAGVDEAGSVLVLGKLLADITKSLPAAKTYLSTDGSTMTITSGKSTFTMQLMPDAEYPDLPVIPSKLGQVDAQTFTQAVTQASVAVSREENRPVLTGIRVQFQGDKVIMSSTDRFRLSRASFTWTPENPDTNTTALVRGALLRDVARSLDEHQNIVVDFDTENPSLLGFENAGRVSTSQLIDGEFPAVDRLYADEYPIHAVINKQDLISAIKRVSLVAERNAPIRMAFTSQELTLTAGTADEAQAKEILDIDMDGEDITVAFNPTYLIEGLSAIAEPFVRMKMTTAVKPVEFNGQQESDSEESMDYRYLLVPMRFNS encoded by the coding sequence ATGAAAGTTGAAGTTAATTCCCAAGCGCTGGCAGACGCAGTAGCCTGGACCACCCGCGTGATCGACGCTCGCCCTGCATCCCCCATTTTGGCAGGCGTCCGTTTGGAGGCCATCGACGGCACTCTCCAACTTTCCGCCTTCAATTACGCCATTTCCGCCCGTCACCACATTGAAGCCGGCGTCGATGAAGCCGGATCCGTTTTGGTACTAGGCAAGCTGCTGGCGGATATCACCAAGTCACTTCCTGCTGCGAAAACCTACCTTTCCACCGATGGATCGACCATGACCATCACCTCCGGCAAATCCACATTCACCATGCAGCTCATGCCGGATGCCGAATATCCGGATCTTCCGGTAATTCCGTCCAAACTGGGCCAAGTGGACGCGCAAACCTTCACCCAGGCCGTCACCCAGGCATCCGTTGCCGTTTCCCGCGAGGAGAATCGCCCCGTACTCACCGGCATCCGCGTGCAGTTCCAAGGCGACAAGGTGATCATGAGCTCCACCGACCGTTTCCGTCTGTCTCGTGCGAGCTTTACGTGGACGCCGGAAAACCCGGACACCAACACCACCGCGCTTGTTCGCGGCGCACTGTTGCGCGACGTGGCACGCTCCTTGGATGAGCATCAGAACATCGTTGTGGACTTCGATACGGAGAATCCGTCGCTGCTGGGCTTCGAGAACGCCGGACGCGTGTCTACCTCGCAGCTGATCGACGGTGAATTCCCTGCGGTCGACCGCCTGTATGCCGACGAATACCCGATTCATGCGGTCATCAACAAGCAGGATCTCATCAGTGCCATCAAGCGCGTCTCCCTCGTTGCTGAGCGCAACGCACCGATCCGCATGGCATTCACCAGTCAGGAGCTCACACTGACCGCAGGAACCGCGGACGAAGCCCAAGCCAAGGAAATCCTCGACATCGACATGGATGGAGAAGACATCACCGTGGCCTTCAACCCGACCTACCTGATCGAAGGCCTGAGCGCCATTGCGGAACCGTTCGTGCGCATGAAGATGACCACCGCTGTCAAGCCTGTGGAATTCAACGGCCAGCAGGAGTCGGATTCCGAAGAATCCATGGACTATCGCTACCTGCTTGTGCCCATGCGTTTCAATAGCTGA
- the recF gene encoding DNA replication/repair protein RecF (All proteins in this family for which functions are known are DNA-binding proteins that assist the filamentation of RecA onto DNA for the initiation of recombination or recombinational repair.), whose translation MYISRLALDHYRSWEHCVLDFEPGINILQGSNGLGKTNIVEAVEVLSTGSSHRTSSSLPLIEKGCTSATIRANVEDDETQHTYEATIVARGANRARIDGGKSQYMRDLIGRTPSVSFTPEDQRLVAGDPATRRNFINQAASLLLPHYAQLLQQFTHVAKQRTALLKQLGDGTNLDPQYGQQTVLSGLEIWTGQFIDLGMRLTRERNDVITRLGEPFARIYASLAGDDERAALAYEPSFDEVMLFDDPGAEISRHFQRIYPGEVARGQNLIGPHRDDLTLLLNDMPAREFASNGEMWTMALALKMALYEAVSAQFESKPIVILDDVFAQLDESRRGQILDFAMRQDQVLITVAAASDIPQMDAVHAHVIDVAALRRQSQDGGDDDLAAMMAQLAAGRETDR comes from the coding sequence ATGTATATTTCCCGCCTAGCGCTCGACCACTACCGTTCCTGGGAACATTGCGTGCTCGACTTCGAACCGGGAATCAACATTCTGCAAGGATCCAACGGACTCGGCAAAACCAACATTGTGGAAGCCGTCGAAGTGCTTTCCACAGGATCAAGCCATCGCACGTCATCATCATTGCCATTAATCGAAAAAGGGTGCACTTCGGCCACCATCCGAGCCAATGTGGAAGACGACGAAACGCAACACACCTACGAAGCTACCATCGTGGCGCGAGGCGCGAATCGGGCGCGAATCGATGGCGGAAAATCGCAATACATGCGCGATCTCATCGGGCGCACGCCCTCCGTCTCCTTCACCCCCGAAGATCAGCGCTTGGTGGCAGGCGATCCAGCAACCCGACGCAACTTCATCAATCAGGCCGCTTCCCTGCTACTACCCCACTACGCGCAGCTGCTGCAACAATTCACACACGTGGCGAAACAGCGCACGGCACTGCTCAAACAACTCGGCGACGGCACGAATCTCGACCCGCAATACGGCCAGCAGACGGTCTTAAGCGGGCTGGAAATCTGGACGGGACAATTCATCGATCTCGGCATGAGACTGACACGGGAACGCAACGATGTAATCACACGCTTGGGGGAGCCTTTCGCGCGAATCTACGCGTCTTTGGCAGGAGACGACGAGCGGGCGGCGCTCGCATACGAGCCGTCCTTCGACGAAGTGATGCTGTTCGACGATCCGGGCGCGGAAATCAGCCGTCATTTCCAGCGCATCTACCCGGGCGAAGTGGCACGCGGGCAGAATCTGATCGGACCGCATCGCGACGATCTGACCTTGCTGCTCAACGACATGCCCGCCCGTGAATTCGCGTCCAACGGCGAGATGTGGACCATGGCTTTGGCGTTGAAAATGGCGCTATATGAAGCGGTTTCCGCGCAATTCGAAAGCAAGCCGATCGTGATTCTCGATGATGTGTTCGCACAGCTTGACGAATCCCGTCGTGGACAGATCCTCGATTTCGCGATGAGGCAGGATCAAGTGCTGATCACCGTCGCTGCGGCAAGCGATATTCCACAAATGGACGCTGTGCACGCGCATGTGATTGACGTGGCCGCGTTGCGTCGGCAATCGCAAGATGGCGGCGATGACGATTTGGCGGCGATGATGGCGCAGCTTGCGGCAGGAAGGGAGACCGACCGCTGA
- the dnaA gene encoding chromosomal replication initiator protein DnaA, which produces MADTTTDPLDQARGVWSDALALLHQNPALSVRDKSWLENVFPEGMWGPTIVLCVPSAAAQQTLQNELSQPLLKALREAAEQDIFPAFKIVEKKEPAQPVVEEYPHFTPAPHVEETTQGQLPIPVVMPPERPNTFQRGQNRPLLDPKTHLNKNATFDTFVPGDSNRFARTVALAVAEGSGHDFNPLCIYGGSGLGKTHLLNAIGNYALVKDPSLKVRYVTSEEFTNEFIEALGDTNQNSGQIKEFNRRYREVDVLLIDDIQFLSGKDATLEQFFHTFNTLHQANKRIVIASDVPPKDLQGFNERLISRFESGLTVDVKPPDLETRIAILRMIAHESNVQDDVLNLIAERFTENIRELEGALNRVTAMASLSGQPVTRALAEHTLQDFFATDVEIKPTDIITQVAKYFYITFDDIVGRSRTKKIALARQIAMYLVRELTSMSLNDIGQVFGGKDHTTVMHAYTRISDEMQEKQEIYNYVTELTLQLKQRSGEK; this is translated from the coding sequence TGGCTGGAAAATGTTTTTCCGGAAGGTATGTGGGGTCCCACCATCGTGTTGTGCGTGCCCAGCGCGGCCGCGCAGCAGACGTTGCAGAACGAATTGAGCCAACCTTTGCTGAAGGCGTTGCGAGAGGCCGCCGAACAGGATATTTTCCCCGCATTCAAGATCGTGGAAAAGAAGGAACCCGCCCAACCGGTCGTCGAGGAATACCCCCATTTTACCCCCGCGCCGCATGTTGAGGAAACCACGCAGGGCCAGCTCCCGATTCCGGTCGTCATGCCTCCGGAACGCCCCAACACCTTCCAACGAGGCCAGAACAGGCCTTTGCTGGACCCTAAGACCCATCTGAACAAGAACGCCACCTTCGACACCTTCGTCCCTGGCGATTCCAACCGTTTCGCACGCACCGTCGCATTGGCCGTCGCGGAAGGTTCCGGTCATGATTTCAACCCGCTGTGTATCTACGGCGGCTCCGGCCTGGGCAAAACCCACTTGCTGAACGCCATCGGCAACTACGCGCTGGTCAAGGATCCCTCGCTGAAGGTCCGTTACGTGACCAGCGAGGAATTCACCAACGAATTCATCGAAGCATTGGGCGACACCAACCAGAATTCCGGCCAAATCAAGGAATTCAACCGTCGCTACCGTGAAGTCGACGTGCTGCTGATCGACGATATCCAGTTCCTCAGCGGCAAGGACGCGACGCTCGAACAGTTCTTCCACACGTTCAACACCCTGCACCAAGCGAACAAGCGCATCGTGATCGCATCCGATGTGCCTCCGAAGGATCTGCAGGGCTTCAACGAACGCCTGATTTCCCGCTTCGAATCCGGCCTGACCGTTGACGTCAAACCACCGGATCTGGAGACACGAATCGCCATTCTGCGCATGATCGCCCATGAATCCAACGTTCAGGACGACGTGCTCAACCTTATTGCGGAACGTTTCACCGAGAACATCCGCGAGCTGGAAGGCGCGCTGAACCGCGTGACTGCCATGGCTTCCCTGAGCGGGCAGCCGGTGACTCGCGCGCTGGCGGAGCATACGCTGCAGGACTTCTTCGCGACCGATGTGGAAATCAAGCCCACCGACATCATCACCCAGGTGGCGAAATACTTCTACATCACGTTCGACGACATCGTCGGCCGTTCTCGCACGAAGAAAATCGCGCTGGCCCGCCAGATCGCCATGTATTTGGTGCGTGAACTCACCAGCATGAGCCTGAACGACATCGGCCAGGTGTTTGGCGGCAAAGACCACACTACGGTGATGCACGCCTACACCCGTATCAGCGATGAAATGCAGGAAAAGCAGGAAATCTACAACTATGTGACGGAGCTGACGCTGCAACTCAAGCAGCGTTCCGGCGAAAAATAA